A single Chanos chanos chromosome 8, fChaCha1.1, whole genome shotgun sequence DNA region contains:
- the ift56 gene encoding intraflagellar transport protein 56 gives MTGMILSRIKPAVGGEATASVEKKRKNKSKKIPRVEDYLSQRDYLGALTLLEFQRNGGVSEENADLWIGYCAFHLGDHKRAMEEYRALALKAECPREVWVYLGCSLFFLGLYKEAEEAALKGPKCQLQNRLLFHLAHKFNDEKKLMGFHQNLEDVTEDQLSLASIHYMRSHYQEAIDIYKRILLQNRDYLALNVYVALCYYKLDYYDVSQEVLAVYLQSVPDSTIALNLKACNHFRLYNGKAAEAELKNLIDISSSSFEFAKELIRHNLVVFRGGEGALQVLPPLIDVIPEARLNLVIYYLRQDDVKEAYSLIKDLEPTTPQEYILKGVVNAALGQEIGSRDHLKIAQQFFQLVGGSASECDTIPGRQCMASCFFLLKQFEDVLIYLNSVKSYFFNDDTFNFNYAQAKAAVGNYKEAEEVFLLIQSEKIKSDYVYLSWLARCYIMNQKARLAWELYLKMETSSESFSLLQLIANDCYKMGQFFYAAKAFDALERLDPCPEYWEGKRGACVGIFQLILAGRESREVLKEVVPMLRSTGNPQVEYIIRIMKKWAKDNRFTLLQH, from the exons ATCTTGTCCAGAATAAAGCCTGCAGTTGGTGGAGAGGCAACTGCAAGCgtagaaaagaagaggaaaaacaagtcGAAAAAGATCCCCCGAGTCGAAGATTATTTATCACAAAGAGATTACCTTGGAGCCCTAACATTACTAGAG TTCCAGCGAAATGGAGGCGTCTCAGAGGAGAATGCAGATCTTTGGATTGGTTATTGTGCCTTTCACTTGGGGGATCACAAGAGGGCTATGGAG GAATACAGGGCCCTTGCGCTGAAGGCCGAGTGCCCACGGGAAGTTTGGGTGTATCTAggttgttctctttttttcttgggaCTGTATAAAGAGGCTGAGGAAGCTGCACTCAAAG GGCCAAAATGTCAACTTCAGAACCgacttctctttcatttggcACATAAG TTCAATGATGAGAAGAAGCTGATGGGTTTCCATCAGAACTTGGAGGATGTGACAGAGGATCAGCTTAGTTTGGCATCCATTCACTACATGCGTTCTCATTATCAGGAGGCCATAGACATCTATAAACGCATATTACTGCAGAACAG GGATTACCTGGCTCTCAATGTGTATGTAGCTCTGTGCTACTATAAGCTGGACTATTATGATGTATCTCAGGAAGTTTTGGCTGTGTACCTGCAGAGCGTCCCAGACTCTACCATCGCCCTCAACCTCAAGGCCTGCAACCACTTCAGACTTTACAACGGCAAGGCAGCTGAG gctGAACTAAAGAATCTGATAGACATCTCCTCCAGTTCATTTGAATTTGCAAAAGAGCTTATCAGGCACAATCTG gtGGTGTTTCGTGGTGGGGAGGGAGCTTTGCAGGTTTTACCGCCTCTTATTGATGTCATCCCCGAGGCGCGACTCAACCTGGTCATCTACTATCTCAGACAAG ATGATGTGAAAGAAGCCTACAGTCTCATCAAAGACTTGGAACCCACCACACCTCAG GAATATATTCTTAAGGGAGTGGTGAATGCTGCATTGGGACAAGAAATTGGATCG AGAGACCATTTAAAGATTGCCCAGCAGTTTTTCCAGCTGGTTGGAGGCTCTGCCAGTGAATGTG aCACGATACCAGGCAGGCAGTGTATggcttcctgtttttttctgctgaaacaGTTTGAGGATGTTCTCATCTATCTAAACTCAGTCAAG AGCTACTTCTTCAACGATGATACGTTTAATTTTAACTACGCTCAAGCGAAGGCTGCGGTCGGAAACTacaaagaggcagaggag GTCTTCCTGCTGATCCAGAGTGAGAAAATCAAGAGTGACTATGTGTATTTAAGCTGGCTGGCCCGATGCT ACATTATGAACCAGAAGGCTCGACTGGCCTGGGAGCTCTACCTGAAGATGGAGACGTCTTCAGAGTCTTTCAGTCTCTTACAGCTCATTGCAAATGACTGCTACAAG ATGGGACAGTTTTTCTATGCAGCGAAAGCGTTTGATGCTTTGGAACGTCTTGATCCATGTCCAGAGTACTGGGAAGGAAAACGTGGAGCCTGTGTCGGAATCTTTCAGCTAATATTAGCAGGCAGAGAGTCCAG AGAGGTACTGAAGGAAGTGGTACCTATGTTGAGAAGCACTGGGAACCCTCAGGTGGAGTACATCATCCGAATAATGAAGAAATGGGCCAAAGATAACAGATTCACCCTGTTGCAGCATTAG